Proteins from one Pyrobaculum neutrophilum V24Sta genomic window:
- a CDS encoding MFS transporter, translated as MAEWKRVHWTLFSIVSASFFLDGVLFSLVPTTIYLTDLAQQAPLIFAVNSLAFMLGAFLLGRLGDAVGRRLGLVVSLAVYTAGALWFAAAFWAGGLDLASALLSTSVINFGVGGEVGPAYAALAEFSPPRRRGAALMLSANFWNIGAAAIAVASLYYTALAADPKTAVFYTFLTAVALAAVVLLARLHIPESPRWLLARGRVDDARALAERYGVPLPRAQPASSSLRGYWGRVAVLAAAFTAQLLTYNIAAYYLPYAPGFAYGADAAAVNIAVANAGAAAGAFLLLPLIDRSRRASFLAAFLGGLATAAALAAAHGAPASLYLAVLFVNLVFSEWAWAAVSVLESELFPTAVRSTAVGVVTAAAWLINAGAVFTEGALGAGAFFALLVALWAAGAAAAAYWHRRGVESAARELEELA; from the coding sequence ATGGCCGAGTGGAAAAGGGTTCACTGGACTCTCTTCTCGATAGTCTCCGCCAGCTTTTTCCTAGACGGGGTGCTCTTCAGCCTGGTCCCCACAACCATATATCTGACAGATCTGGCGCAGCAGGCCCCTCTCATATTTGCCGTCAACTCCCTGGCCTTCATGTTGGGGGCCTTCCTCCTCGGGAGGCTGGGGGACGCGGTGGGGAGGCGGCTGGGCCTCGTCGTATCCCTCGCCGTATATACGGCCGGCGCTTTGTGGTTCGCCGCGGCGTTTTGGGCCGGCGGGCTCGACCTGGCGTCCGCCCTCCTCTCCACCTCCGTGATCAACTTCGGCGTGGGGGGCGAGGTGGGGCCGGCCTACGCCGCCCTCGCCGAGTTTTCGCCGCCTAGGCGGAGGGGCGCCGCGCTGATGCTCTCCGCCAACTTCTGGAACATCGGGGCGGCGGCCATAGCCGTGGCCTCCCTCTACTACACGGCGCTGGCGGCGGACCCCAAGACCGCCGTCTTCTACACATTCCTCACCGCCGTGGCGCTCGCCGCCGTCGTCCTTCTGGCGAGGCTCCACATACCCGAGTCCCCCCGGTGGCTCCTCGCGAGGGGGCGGGTGGACGACGCGAGGGCTCTGGCGGAGAGATACGGCGTCCCCCTCCCCAGGGCGCAGCCGGCGTCTTCCTCGCTGAGGGGCTACTGGGGGAGGGTGGCCGTCTTGGCGGCCGCCTTCACCGCCCAGCTACTGACGTACAACATCGCGGCTTACTACCTCCCCTACGCCCCGGGCTTCGCCTACGGCGCAGACGCGGCTGCGGTGAACATCGCCGTGGCCAACGCCGGGGCTGCGGCCGGGGCCTTCCTACTCCTCCCGCTGATAGACAGATCTAGGCGGGCGTCCTTCCTGGCGGCCTTTCTCGGCGGCTTGGCGACCGCGGCGGCGCTGGCCGCGGCCCACGGGGCCCCAGCCTCGCTCTACCTCGCCGTGCTCTTCGTCAACCTGGTCTTCTCGGAGTGGGCGTGGGCGGCGGTGAGCGTGCTGGAGAGCGAGCTTTTCCCCACAGCCGTTAGGTCGACGGCCGTGGGGGTGGTGACCGCGGCGGCTTGGCTGATAAACGCCGGCGCCGTCTTCACAGAGGGCGCCCTAGGCGCGGGGGCCTTCTTCGCCCTCCTCGTAGCCCTGTGGGCGGCTGGGGCGGCCGCGGCGGCCTACTGGCACAGGAGGGGCGTGGAGAGCGCGGCGAGGGAGCTGGAGGAGCTGGCCTAG
- a CDS encoding MFS transporter, whose product MLKWGGVARPVVPELRLIAVAGVGWLFDAMDVLLLSYILVASAAELGLGVWEKSAVVLANNLGMLIGATAFGRLSDRLGRRAVFTATLLLYSLATSATALVKNGWELAAVRLIAGLGLGGELPVVASYVSELSPPERRGRNVVVLESFWSLGALAAAAVAYFLFPRLGWRTSLLLLGLTALYAAVIRAALPEHKPAPRGAAPVEARRLYPVWYIWLALAFGYYGVFLWLPTILVRERGLAEVQTYQFMLITTVAQIPGYLTAAYLVERIGRRPTAAVFFLGSAASAAALIYSADLPQLYASAIALNFFNLGAWGVVYAYTPELFPEHVRGLAVGTAGSAARVGMILGPWLYPAAGLYALAAVPLLWLAVPAAVYALPETKRR is encoded by the coding sequence ATGCTTAAATGGGGAGGGGTAGCGCGGCCCGTGGTGCCCGAGCTAAGGCTCATCGCGGTGGCAGGCGTGGGCTGGCTCTTCGACGCCATGGACGTCCTCCTCCTCTCGTACATACTGGTGGCGTCTGCGGCGGAGCTGGGGCTGGGGGTCTGGGAGAAGTCCGCCGTCGTGCTGGCCAACAACCTCGGCATGTTGATAGGGGCAACCGCCTTCGGCAGACTGTCGGATAGGCTGGGGAGGAGGGCCGTCTTCACCGCCACGCTCCTCCTCTACAGCCTCGCCACGTCCGCCACAGCCCTCGTAAAAAACGGGTGGGAGCTGGCGGCGGTCCGCCTCATCGCAGGGCTGGGCCTAGGCGGCGAGCTCCCCGTCGTCGCCTCGTACGTGTCTGAGCTCTCGCCGCCGGAGAGGAGGGGGAGAAACGTGGTGGTTCTAGAGAGCTTCTGGTCCCTAGGCGCGTTGGCGGCAGCCGCCGTGGCCTACTTCCTCTTCCCCCGCCTCGGCTGGAGAACCTCCCTGCTCCTCCTCGGCCTCACCGCGTTATACGCCGCGGTGATAAGGGCCGCCCTCCCGGAGCACAAGCCAGCCCCCCGGGGGGCCGCCCCGGTTGAGGCTAGGCGGCTCTACCCCGTGTGGTACATATGGCTGGCCCTGGCGTTTGGATACTACGGAGTCTTCCTCTGGCTACCCACCATCCTCGTCAGAGAGAGGGGGCTTGCCGAGGTGCAGACCTACCAGTTCATGCTAATTACGACGGTTGCCCAGATCCCCGGCTACCTCACCGCCGCCTACCTAGTGGAGAGGATAGGGAGGAGGCCCACCGCCGCTGTCTTCTTCCTCGGCTCCGCCGCCTCGGCGGCCGCCCTCATATACAGCGCAGACCTGCCCCAGCTCTACGCGTCGGCCATCGCGCTGAACTTCTTCAACCTAGGCGCCTGGGGGGTGGTATACGCCTACACGCCCGAGCTCTTCCCAGAACACGTCAGAGGCCTCGCCGTCGGGACCGCCGGCTCCGCCGCGCGGGTGGGGATGATCCTCGGCCCCTGGCTCTACCCCGCGGCCGGCCTCTACGCCCTAGCGGCGGTGCCCCTCCTCTGGCTCGCCGTCCCCGCCGCCGTGTACGCCCTGCCGGAGACCAAGAGGCGCTAG
- a CDS encoding helix-turn-helix domain-containing protein — MLVKGVVRIVEVEAEDAVLAEALRRHGVEVRRGAPVVAVYGRDRDILRALRSEERPVLGVSPPGVDARLAALELREVPLLPDLALEVVDVVRVEAESGGQRVVAINEVALLAAEPASFVRYSLYVDGAFVFNDLGDGCLVSTPVGSTAYALSAGGAVVSPRADVLEVVPVNSALRRPPHVFPSDVRIELRDVRSRSDVYLIGDGAEKIRYRGYAAVAKAGTAKLVVRPQRPRAAPRLPPSVQLVKRVVEERGPLTASEVAALTGLSPRTVRYALEKLREAGLVRSTVDPTDPRRRIYMA, encoded by the coding sequence ATGTTGGTAAAGGGGGTTGTGAGGATTGTGGAGGTGGAGGCGGAGGACGCGGTGTTGGCGGAGGCGCTTAGGAGGCACGGTGTGGAGGTGAGGAGGGGGGCCCCGGTTGTGGCGGTGTACGGCAGAGACCGGGACATCCTCAGGGCTTTGAGGAGCGAGGAGAGGCCGGTGCTGGGGGTCTCGCCGCCGGGGGTAGACGCGAGGCTGGCGGCTCTCGAGCTGAGGGAGGTGCCGCTCCTGCCCGACCTCGCCCTGGAGGTGGTGGACGTGGTTAGGGTCGAGGCCGAGAGCGGGGGGCAGAGGGTGGTGGCCATCAACGAGGTGGCTCTCCTAGCCGCGGAGCCGGCCTCCTTCGTCCGGTACTCGCTCTACGTAGACGGGGCCTTCGTATTCAACGACCTGGGGGACGGCTGCCTCGTGTCCACTCCGGTGGGCTCCACGGCGTATGCGCTGTCTGCGGGCGGGGCGGTCGTCAGCCCCAGAGCCGACGTGTTGGAGGTGGTGCCCGTCAACTCGGCCCTTAGGAGGCCGCCCCACGTCTTCCCCTCCGACGTCCGCATAGAGCTGAGAGACGTGAGGAGCAGATCCGACGTATACTTAATCGGAGACGGGGCGGAGAAGATCAGATACAGGGGGTACGCCGCCGTGGCCAAGGCGGGGACGGCCAAGCTGGTCGTCCGCCCCCAGAGGCCGAGGGCGGCGCCGAGGTTGCCCCCCAGCGTCCAGCTGGTAAAGAGGGTCGTCGAGGAGAGGGGGCCGCTTACGGCCTCCGAGGTGGCGGCGCTGACGGGCCTCTCGCCCAGGACCGTGAGGTACGCCCTGGAGAAGCTCAGGGAGGCGGGCCTGGTTAGGTCCACCGTCGACCCCACTGACCCCCGGAGGCGGATCTACATGGCATAG
- a CDS encoding ABC transporter ATP-binding protein, which yields MIACRGVGRRFGGFWALRGVTFEVGRGAAVAVLGPNGAGKTTLVRILTTELAPTEGAAEVAGLDVVKDAERLRRVIAAVPQEARPIDFLTPYEFVLSYLLLRGLPLREARRRTAEALRQFGLWEARGRELDALSGGMKRRTLVAAVFASEAEVVFLDEPTTGLDAYSRRVVWNAVAELKRRGATVVLTTHYAEEAAALADWVLVLKGGRAVDFAPPAKLVEKVPGRYVVEVYGGAELEGRAVAEVGGRRLYYVDAPAYVEGAVVRPKSLEDYILLNVGAAGGHEGD from the coding sequence GTGATTGCGTGTAGAGGGGTGGGGAGGAGGTTCGGAGGCTTCTGGGCCCTCAGGGGGGTGACCTTCGAGGTGGGGAGGGGCGCGGCGGTGGCAGTGCTGGGGCCCAACGGCGCTGGGAAAACCACGCTGGTGAGGATCTTGACCACCGAGCTGGCGCCCACCGAGGGGGCGGCGGAGGTGGCCGGCTTAGACGTGGTAAAAGACGCGGAGAGGCTTAGGCGGGTCATCGCGGCTGTGCCGCAGGAGGCTAGGCCGATAGATTTCCTAACCCCCTACGAGTTCGTCCTGAGCTACCTCCTCCTGAGGGGGCTCCCCCTGAGGGAGGCGAGGAGGAGGACAGCCGAGGCGCTGAGGCAGTTCGGCCTGTGGGAGGCGCGCGGCAGGGAGCTGGACGCGCTCTCCGGCGGGATGAAGAGGAGGACGCTCGTCGCCGCCGTGTTTGCATCCGAGGCGGAGGTGGTCTTCCTCGACGAACCGACGACGGGGCTCGACGCCTACTCCAGAAGGGTGGTGTGGAACGCGGTGGCTGAGCTGAAGCGCCGCGGCGCCACAGTCGTTTTGACCACCCACTACGCCGAAGAGGCGGCGGCTCTCGCCGACTGGGTGCTGGTGCTGAAGGGGGGCCGCGCCGTGGACTTCGCCCCGCCGGCTAAGCTGGTGGAGAAGGTGCCGGGGAGATACGTCGTGGAGGTGTACGGCGGCGCGGAGTTGGAGGGCCGCGCCGTGGCCGAGGTGGGGGGCAGGAGGCTGTACTACGTGGACGCCCCCGCCTACGTGGAGGGGGCCGTGGTGAGGCCGAAGTCCCTGGAGGACTACATCCTTCTCAACGTCGGCGCGGCTGGGGGCCATGAAGGCGATTAG
- a CDS encoding ABC transporter permease: MKAIRDALVIAWVNGWIAAVRGWVWVLANAATPLSFLAILGVYGGVDGLRWGLAGGLVWTVASNGISLIGDAAYYRLAIRYQSMLVAAPVSPAGYALGLALSSFVFSLPSLAVYAAAALWLGVNLLAPQAAYAFVMLWLASAGVGFTLSSLVKHMRYAWSLPQILSTVFTVAAPVYYSATLLPSPYLGLLLPTGAAAVIIQEAAGLANYGLGAPAAAALAAQSALGLYSLFKLARWREP; encoded by the coding sequence ATGAAGGCGATTAGAGACGCGCTGGTGATAGCTTGGGTAAACGGCTGGATAGCCGCCGTCCGGGGCTGGGTGTGGGTGCTGGCAAACGCCGCCACCCCCCTGTCTTTCCTAGCCATCTTGGGGGTCTACGGCGGCGTAGACGGCCTCAGGTGGGGGCTCGCCGGCGGCCTCGTGTGGACTGTGGCCTCCAACGGCATCTCGCTGATAGGCGACGCCGCCTACTACCGCCTCGCCATTAGGTACCAGAGCATGCTCGTGGCCGCGCCGGTGTCTCCCGCCGGATACGCCCTAGGCCTCGCCCTCAGCTCCTTCGTCTTCTCCCTCCCCTCCCTGGCCGTCTACGCGGCGGCCGCCCTCTGGCTTGGGGTGAACCTCCTGGCTCCCCAGGCCGCATACGCCTTCGTCATGTTGTGGCTGGCGTCAGCCGGCGTGGGCTTCACCCTTTCGTCCCTGGTTAAACACATGAGGTACGCCTGGTCCCTTCCCCAGATACTCTCCACCGTCTTCACCGTGGCCGCCCCCGTCTACTACTCAGCCACGCTTCTGCCGAGCCCCTACCTCGGCCTTCTGTTGCCCACGGGGGCCGCCGCCGTGATCATACAGGAGGCCGCCGGCTTAGCCAACTACGGCCTGGGGGCGCCGGCCGCCGCGGCTCTGGCGGCGCAGAGCGCCCTGGGGCTGTACTCCCTCTTCAAGCTGGCCAGGTGGAGGGAGCCCTAG
- a CDS encoding GTP cyclohydrolase I — protein sequence MAHQPVLKLSRSPTLVRLKTRGEAVCPISKVVDSFEVTVEYMPRGGALAIEEFKRMVDSYRGREILHEELAVDLMEKIKAAVNPPYVKVVLKSVYIGVEVEVVAESGGVPPVYI from the coding sequence ATGGCCCACCAGCCCGTCCTAAAGCTCTCCAGAAGCCCAACCCTCGTCCGGCTCAAGACGAGGGGGGAGGCGGTGTGCCCCATCAGCAAGGTGGTGGACAGCTTCGAGGTCACGGTGGAGTACATGCCGAGGGGCGGGGCGCTGGCGATAGAGGAGTTCAAGCGGATGGTGGACAGCTACAGAGGCCGCGAGATACTGCACGAGGAGCTGGCGGTGGACCTCATGGAGAAGATCAAGGCGGCGGTGAACCCGCCGTATGTGAAGGTGGTCCTCAAGTCGGTCTACATCGGGGTTGAGGTGGAGGTGGTGGCCGAGTCGGGGGGCGTCCCGCCTGTGTACATCTAG
- a CDS encoding RAD55 family ATPase — MDLAFRGVTAIYGRPGAGKTSLAMRIAHGYLAAGKKVLWVSLYEDKETFLANAAKLGYDLSRAEFWDMIFVKPDVILNQIISAISQGEYHLVVADSLSALVEEGQSREWLINAVYRVFKPANIDFVGIAEEETVTPLDYIADNLIRLELKMENGVAERRMYVVKSRGRRAGYYVEFDILEGRGVVFIDELPQPRRRAPWGKWLDSLSKAFGPIKGGCVYLFYGRAATPLLAKAAAELSREGYKVLYRVFAGDPAAVASLIEKFGGRATVQRAAPAPMSHFAHVKSFYEALAETDADVVISDGVDVEFLVYGKKAFEINRFEAEELKRLGIALLARADRDYGLRYIADAVAAVGKEKAVVYTPAGVAECRYETQPEPRLAC, encoded by the coding sequence ATGGATCTCGCCTTTCGCGGAGTTACCGCCATCTACGGGAGGCCCGGCGCGGGCAAGACGAGCCTCGCGATGCGTATAGCCCACGGCTACCTCGCCGCCGGCAAGAAGGTGCTGTGGGTATCCCTCTATGAGGACAAGGAGACCTTTCTCGCAAACGCGGCTAAGCTGGGGTACGACCTCTCCCGGGCCGAGTTCTGGGACATGATCTTCGTCAAGCCGGACGTGATACTGAACCAGATCATATCCGCCATCTCGCAGGGGGAGTACCACCTGGTGGTCGCCGACTCCCTCTCAGCCCTCGTGGAGGAGGGCCAGAGCAGGGAATGGCTCATCAACGCGGTGTATAGGGTCTTCAAGCCGGCCAACATAGACTTCGTGGGGATCGCCGAGGAGGAGACCGTGACGCCTCTCGACTACATAGCCGACAACCTCATCCGCCTGGAGCTCAAGATGGAGAACGGCGTCGCCGAGAGGAGGATGTACGTGGTGAAGTCCAGGGGGAGGAGGGCAGGCTACTACGTGGAGTTCGACATCTTGGAGGGGAGGGGGGTGGTCTTCATCGACGAGCTCCCCCAACCCAGGAGGAGGGCGCCCTGGGGCAAGTGGCTGGACTCCCTCTCCAAGGCCTTCGGCCCCATAAAGGGCGGCTGCGTCTACCTCTTCTACGGCAGAGCCGCCACTCCTCTTCTGGCGAAGGCCGCCGCCGAGCTCTCCAGGGAGGGCTACAAGGTGCTCTACCGTGTTTTCGCGGGGGACCCCGCCGCCGTGGCGTCGCTGATTGAGAAGTTCGGGGGGCGTGCCACCGTCCAGAGGGCCGCCCCGGCGCCCATGAGCCACTTCGCCCACGTCAAAAGCTTCTACGAGGCCCTCGCCGAGACCGACGCCGACGTCGTCATCTCAGACGGGGTAGACGTGGAGTTCCTCGTCTACGGGAAGAAGGCCTTCGAGATCAACCGCTTCGAGGCCGAGGAGCTGAAGAGGTTGGGCATAGCTCTCCTGGCGAGGGCCGACCGGGACTACGGCTTGAGGTATATTGCAGACGCGGTGGCGGCGGTCGGAAAAGAGAAGGCCGTGGTCTACACCCCCGCCGGCGTCGCCGAGTGCCGCTACGAGACGCAGCCGGAGCCCCGCCTCGCCTGCTAG
- a CDS encoding amidohydrolase family protein: MCIAIEGRVYLGGRLARFKLGRGKTLQFSNRHLVLPGMVDIHVHFRGWELSYKETLEGGAAAALAGGVVAVGDMPNTRPHIRTAELYRRRMEEGSRLPVVYRLHMGVPRDLAELDAARPPTVKVYPEDVAEFGWGHVEALMRRCAGLGCAVVFHCEDPSLFRDGERPPEAELACVEKVRRLAVDTGARVHLTHVSLPQTVDAARGWATVDVTPHHLLLDRENCRLGGLCLVNPRLREPRQRRELLARLAAGLVDMYATDHAPHALEEKLSAAPPPGICSLEVALPLLLSLWRRGVIALEDVVRLYSYRPARFLGVNADPTAGYFTVVRLEEFAVRGEEFAGTCRHTPFEGFKAFGRVVATAVGGRVYFRDGEVEELC, translated from the coding sequence GTGTGCATCGCGATCGAGGGCCGGGTCTACCTCGGGGGGCGCCTGGCCAGGTTTAAGCTGGGCCGAGGCAAGACGCTCCAGTTTTCCAACAGACACCTGGTGCTCCCCGGGATGGTGGATATACACGTCCACTTCCGGGGGTGGGAGCTGTCCTACAAGGAGACCCTTGAGGGGGGCGCCGCGGCGGCTCTCGCCGGCGGCGTTGTGGCGGTGGGCGATATGCCAAACACGAGGCCCCACATCAGAACCGCCGAGCTCTACAGAAGGCGCATGGAGGAGGGGTCCCGCCTCCCCGTGGTGTACCGCCTACACATGGGGGTGCCCCGGGACCTCGCTGAGTTAGACGCCGCCCGGCCCCCCACGGTGAAGGTCTACCCGGAGGACGTGGCGGAGTTCGGCTGGGGACACGTCGAGGCGCTCATGAGGAGGTGCGCCGGCCTTGGATGCGCCGTCGTCTTCCACTGCGAGGACCCCTCCCTCTTTAGAGACGGCGAGAGGCCCCCCGAGGCGGAGCTGGCCTGCGTGGAGAAGGTGAGGCGGCTGGCGGTGGACACCGGGGCCAGGGTGCACCTAACCCACGTCTCTCTGCCCCAGACGGTGGACGCGGCCAGGGGCTGGGCCACGGTGGACGTCACCCCGCACCACCTCCTCCTAGATAGAGAGAACTGCCGCCTGGGCGGGCTCTGCCTGGTGAACCCCAGGCTTAGGGAGCCCCGGCAGAGGAGGGAGCTTCTGGCCCGCCTCGCGGCGGGGCTAGTCGATATGTACGCCACCGACCACGCCCCACACGCCCTGGAGGAGAAGCTGTCCGCCGCCCCCCCGCCGGGCATCTGTAGCCTAGAGGTGGCCCTCCCCCTCCTCCTATCCCTCTGGAGGAGGGGGGTCATCGCGCTGGAGGACGTGGTGAGGCTCTACTCCTACCGGCCGGCGCGCTTCCTGGGCGTCAACGCCGACCCAACCGCGGGCTACTTCACAGTGGTGAGGCTGGAGGAGTTCGCCGTGAGGGGGGAGGAGTTCGCTGGGACATGCCGCCACACGCCCTTCGAGGGGTTCAAGGCCTTCGGCAGGGTGGTGGCCACGGCCGTCGGCGGCAGGGTGTATTTCAGAGACGGCGAGGTGGAGGAGCTGTGCTAA
- a CDS encoding TusE/DsrC/DsvC family sulfur relay protein — MKCPQAVVIGGRRVELDRCLPKNPGDWSHELARALAEANGISYSQLVQRVVEYVRRFWLENGSCPPLSVLEADLGVDRRTVMESFGGSYDAICILAGAEPPSGCLSRVLAGV, encoded by the coding sequence GTGAAGTGTCCACAAGCCGTCGTGATAGGGGGGAGGAGGGTGGAGCTGGATAGATGCCTCCCGAAGAACCCCGGGGACTGGAGCCACGAGCTCGCCAGAGCTCTAGCCGAGGCAAACGGCATATCCTACAGCCAGCTGGTCCAGCGGGTTGTGGAATACGTCAGGAGGTTCTGGCTGGAAAACGGGTCCTGCCCCCCGCTGTCTGTCCTCGAGGCCGACCTGGGGGTAGACAGGCGGACCGTCATGGAGAGCTTCGGAGGTAGCTACGACGCCATCTGCATACTGGCGGGGGCCGAGCCCCCCTCGGGCTGCCTCTCCAGGGTCCTAGCCGGCGTCTAA
- a CDS encoding (Fe-S)-binding protein, which translates to MELPPYVSSAVSACMRCGNCVDVCPSYVATGDLRNSPMGRLQLLKGASWDELTRSFHLCTMCKRCAYFCPTGIDVAEVTRQIRDVLSKSGRPPPYVSKVVENMLRRGNNVGLTPGAVAAAVRAAAKAIEKERGEAPRVFLYDGAAYRDPSGAEAAPGRAAALLFPSSSDVFEFDVALRGYIYLLNKLGFDVVVSLRLAEVANYGYYLSTEAMYKIAGMYLEEIGRVRPQVVVLGECGHGWHVFSRIVAPRSPRPALHILQLLYRAHERGRLRLKPVEVPRPVVYMDPCNYSRGAAPLVREPRALLKAAVGEYVELWKNPGESVCCLGGGGLIAPDALDLAVHYWRRAYGGVEFGTAVRPCATCKAQLRRVFAALGIKAEVTGVVELVYKSAV; encoded by the coding sequence GTGGAGCTCCCCCCGTATGTCTCTTCGGCGGTTTCCGCCTGCATGCGGTGCGGCAACTGCGTCGATGTGTGCCCCTCCTACGTGGCCACGGGAGATCTGAGGAACTCCCCCATGGGGAGGCTCCAGCTTCTCAAAGGCGCCTCCTGGGATGAACTGACGCGGAGCTTCCACCTCTGCACGATGTGTAAACGTTGCGCCTACTTCTGCCCCACGGGGATAGACGTGGCTGAGGTGACGAGGCAGATTCGGGACGTCTTGTCTAAGTCGGGCCGGCCGCCGCCCTACGTCTCGAAGGTCGTGGAGAACATGTTGCGGAGGGGGAACAACGTCGGCTTAACGCCGGGGGCGGTGGCGGCCGCGGTGAGGGCAGCGGCGAAGGCCATAGAGAAGGAGAGGGGGGAGGCCCCCCGGGTGTTCCTCTACGACGGCGCCGCCTACAGAGATCCCTCGGGGGCGGAGGCTGCTCCCGGGCGCGCCGCCGCCCTGCTCTTCCCCTCGTCGTCAGACGTCTTCGAGTTCGACGTGGCCCTCAGGGGCTACATCTACCTCTTGAACAAGCTGGGGTTCGACGTGGTGGTTAGCCTCAGGCTGGCCGAGGTGGCCAACTACGGCTACTACCTAAGCACCGAGGCGATGTACAAGATAGCGGGTATGTATCTGGAGGAGATCGGGAGAGTCCGGCCGCAGGTGGTGGTTCTAGGCGAGTGCGGCCACGGCTGGCACGTCTTCTCGCGGATCGTCGCGCCGAGGTCGCCCAGGCCGGCTCTGCACATACTCCAGCTCCTCTACAGAGCCCACGAGAGGGGCCGGCTGAGGCTGAAGCCGGTGGAGGTTCCCAGGCCGGTGGTGTATATGGACCCCTGCAACTACTCCCGCGGCGCCGCCCCCCTCGTGAGGGAGCCCAGGGCGCTCCTCAAGGCCGCGGTGGGGGAGTACGTCGAGCTTTGGAAAAACCCGGGGGAGTCCGTCTGCTGTCTGGGGGGCGGCGGGCTTATCGCGCCCGATGCGCTCGACCTCGCTGTACATTACTGGAGGAGGGCCTACGGCGGCGTTGAGTTCGGCACAGCGGTGCGGCCCTGCGCCACCTGTAAAGCCCAGCTTCGGCGGGTGTTCGCGGCTTTGGGCATCAAAGCGGAGGTCACCGGGGTGGTGGAGCTGGTGTATAAGTCGGCGGTTTAG
- a CDS encoding ABC transporter ATP-binding protein, protein MAISLRGVEKALGRFRLGPIDLEVGRGERVALVGPSGSGKSTLLRLVAGLARPDRGRVYIDGADVTGVEPWRRGVGFLFQTPALFPSLTVLENVAEPLLSRGVPRGEASRRAAEVLERLGLGPLAGRYPPELSRGQQQRAALARALAAEPPVLLLDEPLTALDPPLRGEVLPYIYEATRGRTVIYVTHDFEEATFIADRLVVLMDGRVAAEGRPADLFENPPSPRVAHFLGYSNRLKTECGHLYFRPWDVAPGGRYRGRVVAVWYRAGRHEVLAEVDGQHVRLLLPQPPAGGYVEFDVARGRCFPLE, encoded by the coding sequence ATGGCCATCTCCCTTCGGGGGGTAGAGAAGGCGCTGGGGCGCTTCCGGCTCGGCCCCATAGATCTGGAGGTGGGGAGGGGGGAGAGGGTGGCCCTGGTGGGCCCCTCGGGCTCCGGCAAATCCACCCTCCTCAGGCTGGTGGCGGGACTCGCCAGGCCGGACAGAGGCCGGGTGTACATCGATGGGGCCGACGTCACAGGGGTGGAGCCGTGGAGGCGCGGCGTCGGCTTCCTCTTCCAGACGCCGGCTCTCTTCCCCTCCCTCACGGTGCTGGAGAACGTGGCGGAGCCGCTCCTCTCCCGGGGGGTGCCCAGGGGGGAGGCCAGCAGGAGAGCCGCCGAGGTGCTGGAGCGGCTGGGCCTAGGCCCCCTAGCCGGTAGGTACCCGCCGGAGCTCAGCAGAGGCCAGCAGCAGAGGGCGGCGCTTGCGCGGGCGCTGGCCGCGGAGCCCCCCGTCCTCCTCCTGGACGAGCCCCTCACCGCGCTTGACCCCCCGCTGCGGGGCGAGGTTCTGCCGTATATATACGAGGCGACGAGGGGTAGAACCGTGATATATGTGACACACGACTTCGAGGAGGCCACCTTCATCGCCGATAGGCTCGTCGTGCTGATGGATGGACGCGTAGCCGCAGAGGGGCGGCCGGCCGACCTCTTCGAAAACCCGCCCAGCCCCAGAGTCGCTCACTTCCTGGGCTACAGCAACAGGCTTAAGACAGAGTGCGGACACCTCTACTTCCGGCCCTGGGACGTGGCGCCCGGCGGGAGATACAGGGGGAGGGTCGTCGCCGTTTGGTACAGAGCGGGCAGACACGAGGTGCTGGCCGAGGTAGACGGCCAACACGTGAGGTTGCTCCTCCCCCAGCCCCCCGCCGGGGGGTACGTGGAGTTCGACGTGGCCAGGGGGAGGTGCTTCCCCCTAGAATGA